The Ramlibacter sp. PS4R-6 nucleotide sequence CCGCGTGTTCGACATCGAAGGCTTCACCAAGCAGCCTTTCAAGGCCGAAGTGATCCCGGGCCTGGAGCCGCAGCAGCGCGCACCGCGCGGCGACTTCAAGCCGGCCGGCCGCAAGCCGGGTGGCCGCAGCGGTGGCTTCGACGCGCGCCGCGGCAATGGCGGTGGCAGCAGCTTCGGCCGCAAGTCGGGCTGGGGCGAGACGAAGACGAAGGTCTTCCGCGCCCGCTAACTCGCGGATATCGTCCGGCCCGTCGAGGGCCAGACGTTCTTGACGATCAGCCACGACACGAGGCCGATACACAGGAAGCCCAGCGACGTGAGGGCCAGCGCCCGCGTCGAATGCATCACCAACGGCGTCACCGCTCCCGCGACGACGCCGTTGGCCGTTGAGGCGATGACCATCTGCAGCGACGACGCCAGCCCGCGCCGCTCGGGCGCCATGTCCAGCACCAGCAGCGTCACCACCGGCACCATCAGGGCCCACCCGAACGCGAAGATCGCGATCGGGAACAGGGCCCACGCGGCATGCGGCGTGAACGCGAAGTTCAATGCCGTGTTGACCAGCGACACCACCACCATCACCTCGAGCCCGTGGCGGATCTGCGCGCGCGGCGTGATCTTGCCCGCGAGCCGGCCGCTCGCCCATGAGCCGCCCATGATGCCGCTGATGGTCAGCACGAAGAACCAGAAGTACTGTGTGGGCGCCAGGCCCAGGTGCTCGCCCAGGAACGCCGGAGCGGCCAGCACGTAGAGGAACATCCCGTTGAACGGCACGCCGCTGGCCAGCGCCAGCAGCAGGAAGCGCGGGTTCGCGCCCACCTCACGGTAGCCGCGCATCAGGTTGCGCACGTTGAACGGCTGGCGCTGCGATTCGTGCAGCGTCTCGGGCAGCAGCTTGAAGTTGGCCACCCACAGCACCACGCCCACGCCGGTGAGGAACCAGAAGATGCTGTGCCAGTCCAGGTGCACGAACAGCCACCCGCCCACGATGGGCGCGATGGCAGGTGCCACGCCGAAGAAGATCGTCACCTGGCTCATGACCTTCTGCGCCTGGGCCGGCGGGAACATGTCGCGGATCACCGCGCGCGAGACGACGATGCCCGCGCCCGTGGACAAGCCCTGCACGGCGCGGAAGAACACCAGCATGCCGATGGTCTGCGACAGCGCACAGCCGATGGAGGCCAGCGTGAACAGGCCGATGCCCCACAGCACCACCGGCCGCCGCCCGAAGCTGTCGGAGAGCGCCCCGTGGAACAGGTTCATGAACGCGAAGCCGAACAGGTACGCCGACAGCGTCTGCTGCATCTGCGCCGGCGTGGCGTCGAGCGACTTCGCGATGCCCGCAAACGCGGGGATGTAGGTGTCGATCGAGAACGGCCCGAGCATGCCGAGCACGGCCAGCAGGACGGCCAGGGCCCAGCGCGGCGCGCGCCAGAGTTCGTGGGCGTTGGGGTTCACCCCCTGATTGTCACCGCTACGCCAGGTCGACCAGGCCGGTCATGCTGGTCGCACCACCACCGGCCACCGCGGCAACCGGCACGGCCTGCGCTTCTTCCTTGTGCTGCTGCCGGCAGGGGATCGCATCGGTCCATACCGCGATGTCCTCGGCCGTCATCGTGCTGGCGGGCGTCAGGCGGCCATCGAGGTAGCCCAGGTTCTCGACGTCGTGCAGGTACTGCTCGCGCGACAGCAGCGTGCCGGCGCACACGCGGTGGTCTTCCGCGGGCGGCAGGCGCGTCTCGGCGGCCAGCTTGGCCACCAGCGTCTCCATCACCCAGTTGGGCACGCGGTGGCGCTCACCCGGATAGACGAATCCGAACATCGTCAGGTGCGACAGCAGCACGCGCCAGTGGTTGCCGAAGCGCTCGACCAGCAGCTTCCAGTCGATGCGCTCGGCGTTGGTCTGGATCAGGTGAGCCACGTCGGCGCCGTCGAAGCGCTCGCGCTCCATGATGAAGGCCTTCGACGTCAGGCTGTCCTCGATGTTGGCCAGCTTCACCGGCACGCCCAGCACGTTGGCCTGCGCGTTGTGGCGAAACCAGCGGTCGTCCACCGGCGTCACGCCGTTGCCCGAGTTGAAGATGAGGTCGATGAAGTCCTCACCGCAATACACCTTGGCCAGCCAGTGCGGGTAGGTCATCTCGGTGGGCCAGCCGCGCTTGCGCATCAGCAGCGCGGCGCGCTCGAAGTCGCTGCGGCGGATGAACAGGTCCAGGTCCTTGGTGTTGCGGCGTATGCCCGTGAAGCAGGCATGCGCAAACGCGCCACCCACCAGGAACGGGACCTTGGCGTCCGTGAGGGCCTGCAATGCGCTGCGGTAGAAGTCTGCCGTGGCGGGCGCAACCTCGTCTTCGAGCGAAGGGGCGAGCGCGTGTTGCTGCATGGGGGTGGTGCCTTGTGCTTCTTGCGTGAAACGACAGGCTAAAGGTGGCATGCACCCCGGGGGCGCGGCCAGAAACCTCATGCAGCGTCGGCGCGCACCTACAGCCCGGCAGGGGTTGCGAGGGGCATCATCGCCGTGTCCCCCGCCCCTGCCTGTGTCATGAACCACAACAAGTCCGAGTCCGTCGTCCGCTTCGCAGCGGTCGGCGACATCCACGTCCGCAAGGAATCGGCGGGGTCGCTGCGCGAGTTCTTCATGCAGGCGGCCAAGGCCGCCGACGCGCTGCTGCTGTGCGGCGACCTCACCGACTACGGCACGGCCGAGGAGGCCAAGGTGCTGGCCGACGAACTGTCGGTGGTGTCCATCCCCATCGTCGCCGTGCTCGGCAACCATGACTACGAATCCGGCACGCCCGAGGTGGTGCGCGAAGTGCTGCACAAGAGCGCGGGCGTGACGGTGCTGGACGGCGAGGCGTGCGAGATCGAAGGCGTGGGCATCGCGGGCATCAAGGGCTTTGCCGGGGGCTTCGGCCGCGGCTCGCTCGGCGCCTGGGGCGAGCCGGCCATCAAGATGTTCGTGCAGGAGGCGCTGAACGAGGCGCTGAAGCTCGAATCGGCGCTGGCCAAGCTGCGCACGCAGCGCAAGATCGCGCTGCTGCACTACTCGCCCATCGTCGGCACGGTGCAGGGCGAGCCCGTGGACATCTTCCCCTTCCTGGGCAGCAGCCGACTGGAGGAGCCGTTGCTGCGCTACCCGGTGGACGCGGTCTTCCACGGCCATGCGCACCGCGGCGCGCTGGAGGGCAAGACGATCGGCGGCGTGCCCGTGTACAACGTGGCCAAGCCGCTGCTGGCGCGCATGCGCCCCGGCGAGCCGCCGTTCCGCATCTTCGATGTGCCCCGCGAGGAGCTGGTGCCCGCCTAGCGCGGGCCGTCGGCGTCGTCGCGCTTCTTCGCAGGCAACGTGTGTTCGATCACCTGCTCGTCGGGCACGTCGTGCGGCCCCGCTTCATCCGGCGTGGGAGGAATGGTTTCGTCCGCGCGCGGCGCTTCGTCGGGCTGTGTGGGTGTGGTGGGCATGGTGGCTACCTCCCTCTCGGGCATGGCCCAGCATCGCCCGGCCGCACCTGCCCGTCTGTAGGAGCGGGGCGTGTCCGTGGCTGAGCCAAACGGTTACGAACTCTGCAGCGACGGGCGGTTCAAACTGGGGTGATGAAGATGATCCAAGTGTTGCTGCTGAGCCTGGCGATGGTGGCGATGGCGAATGCGCAGTCGCCGCCGGAATCGACGGCCGCGATGGGCGCGCCGGGTGGTGCCGGGCCGACCACTGCACGGGGCATGGCCGCGATGCCTGCGCCAGTTGCGCCGGTGACTCCTGCCGCGCAGGCGCCGGCCCCGCCGCAGGCCGCATCGGCCCCAGCGCCGGTGCAGCGCGCAGCGCCTCCGCCCGTACAGCAGTACAACGCAGCGCCGGCCGCGCAACAGCGCGCGCCCAACCCGCCGACACCCGAGACGCCGCCCGTGGCGTCGCTGCCGGCCGATGCGCCGAAGATCGTGGTCAATGGCGGCGTGTATTCCGAACGGCGCGACATGCGCGCGGCGATCGTGAACGGGCAGATGGTGCGCGAGGGCGCGGACCTGGGGTCGGGGGTCGTGCTCCAGGAAATCCGTGCACAAGGAGTTGTGCTCGCTTACCGCGGCGCACGGTACACGGTCATCTACTGACGCCGGCGCCACACTGCCGGGCGATTCCGGGTGCACCGGATGGACAGCGGTCGTCCATCCCCGCATGATTGCGGCCAACACCGGCACGTTGGGAAATGAGCAGTGGCAAGTTCCGCCAAGCGGCGGCCTGACCATGGCCGCCATCGCCTTCGCCTTCTGGGGCTCCTTCTTCGGCACTGCAGCGCTCGCGCTCGCGGGCGCGTTCGTCTTCATGCGCTCGGCGCGGCGTGTGGCCCTGCTCGGTGCGCTGGCCGTCATCCTCTCCGCTTCCTATTCGCTGGTCTTCCTCGGCTGGGTGCCGATCACCGGCGCGTCGTTGCAACGCCTGCAATCCATGGTGGCCATCGGCGCAGCCGCCGTGCTGCAACTCCTCCTGCTCACGCTCCTCGGCACCTTCCGCAGGCGTGACTCGGTGCGCCGCGTGCGCGTGGTCGTCGGCGCGCTGTCCGCGGCGGCGTTCACCGTCTCCTGGCTCTTCCCGCCCGAAGAAGCACTGGAGTTCGGCATCCTCCTGGCGATCGCCGTCGCCTGCGCCGCTTCCGTCGCTGCAGTGTCCAGCGCGCGGCGCGGCGAGCGCGCCGGCTGGCTGATGCTCGGAGCGCTGCCTTGCGCAGCCGCGGGGGTCATCTGCCTCGGCTGGTATGCGTTGCACCCCGACCGCACGCCGCCGCAGGTGCACGCCATCAGCGCCGTGGCGGGCATCGCCTACCTGGTGTGCATTGCCACCGCCATGTGGTCACGCTATGCCTACCTGATCGAGGTGCGCAAGGTGATGGCGCACGGGCCCAACTACGACCCGGTCACGTGGCTGCCGTCGTTCCAGGCGGGCACGCCCGTGCCCGACACCGGCACGCGGCCCGTGGGGGTGATCGTGGTGTCCATCAGCAACCTGAAGATGCTGGAAGAGCTGCACGGCCCTGCCGCGTACAACCATGCGCTCTTTGCCTGCGCGCTGCGGCTGCGCAAGGCGTCGTTCCCCGGCGCGGAGCTGTGGCGCCTGCGCGAGGATGCGTTCGTCTTCGTGTTCCGCCGTCCCGGCGACCCGGAGCAACTGCTCGACTACTCGCGGCAGGCCCTGCGCCGCCTGTCGCGGCCCGTGCAGCTGGGCA carries:
- a CDS encoding nucleotidyltransferase encodes the protein MQQHALAPSLEDEVAPATADFYRSALQALTDAKVPFLVGGAFAHACFTGIRRNTKDLDLFIRRSDFERAALLMRKRGWPTEMTYPHWLAKVYCGEDFIDLIFNSGNGVTPVDDRWFRHNAQANVLGVPVKLANIEDSLTSKAFIMERERFDGADVAHLIQTNAERIDWKLLVERFGNHWRVLLSHLTMFGFVYPGERHRVPNWVMETLVAKLAAETRLPPAEDHRVCAGTLLSREQYLHDVENLGYLDGRLTPASTMTAEDIAVWTDAIPCRQQHKEEAQAVPVAAVAGGGATSMTGLVDLA
- a CDS encoding multidrug effflux MFS transporter, with product MNPNAHELWRAPRWALAVLLAVLGMLGPFSIDTYIPAFAGIAKSLDATPAQMQQTLSAYLFGFAFMNLFHGALSDSFGRRPVVLWGIGLFTLASIGCALSQTIGMLVFFRAVQGLSTGAGIVVSRAVIRDMFPPAQAQKVMSQVTIFFGVAPAIAPIVGGWLFVHLDWHSIFWFLTGVGVVLWVANFKLLPETLHESQRQPFNVRNLMRGYREVGANPRFLLLALASGVPFNGMFLYVLAAPAFLGEHLGLAPTQYFWFFVLTISGIMGGSWASGRLAGKITPRAQIRHGLEVMVVVSLVNTALNFAFTPHAAWALFPIAIFAFGWALMVPVVTLLVLDMAPERRGLASSLQMVIASTANGVVAGAVTPLVMHSTRALALTSLGFLCIGLVSWLIVKNVWPSTGRTISAS
- a CDS encoding metallophosphoesterase family protein; this translates as MNHNKSESVVRFAAVGDIHVRKESAGSLREFFMQAAKAADALLLCGDLTDYGTAEEAKVLADELSVVSIPIVAVLGNHDYESGTPEVVREVLHKSAGVTVLDGEACEIEGVGIAGIKGFAGGFGRGSLGAWGEPAIKMFVQEALNEALKLESALAKLRTQRKIALLHYSPIVGTVQGEPVDIFPFLGSSRLEEPLLRYPVDAVFHGHAHRGALEGKTIGGVPVYNVAKPLLARMRPGEPPFRIFDVPREELVPA
- a CDS encoding GGDEF domain-containing protein translates to MAAIAFAFWGSFFGTAALALAGAFVFMRSARRVALLGALAVILSASYSLVFLGWVPITGASLQRLQSMVAIGAAAVLQLLLLTLLGTFRRRDSVRRVRVVVGALSAAAFTVSWLFPPEEALEFGILLAIAVACAASVAAVSSARRGERAGWLMLGALPCAAAGVICLGWYALHPDRTPPQVHAISAVAGIAYLVCIATAMWSRYAYLIEVRKVMAHGPNYDPVTWLPSFQAGTPVPDTGTRPVGVIVVSISNLKMLEELHGPAAYNHALFACALRLRKASFPGAELWRLREDAFVFVFRRPGDPEQLLDYSRQALRRLSRPVQLGTSHSDPENSEAVWEPSAGVGVLVEAGNTPLDLVIAGARATSRTAWSYPSRMAWFDEAGGEISELPVTG
- a CDS encoding general secretion pathway protein GspB codes for the protein MKMIQVLLLSLAMVAMANAQSPPESTAAMGAPGGAGPTTARGMAAMPAPVAPVTPAAQAPAPPQAASAPAPVQRAAPPPVQQYNAAPAAQQRAPNPPTPETPPVASLPADAPKIVVNGGVYSERRDMRAAIVNGQMVREGADLGSGVVLQEIRAQGVVLAYRGARYTVIY